A single region of the Changchengzhania lutea genome encodes:
- a CDS encoding type II toxin-antitoxin system HicA family toxin → MKCSQLYRILTKDGWYAVSQKGSHVKMRHETKKGTIIFPNHGSSEMGKGLEKKILKDAGIKR, encoded by the coding sequence ATGAAATGTTCTCAACTTTATCGAATATTGACCAAAGATGGCTGGTATGCGGTATCGCAAAAAGGTTCGCACGTAAAAATGCGACACGAAACAAAAAAGGGAACAATTATCTTTCCAAATCACGGAAGTTCAGAAATGGGTAAAGGTTTGGAAAAGAAAATCCTTAAAGACGCTGGAATTAAAAGATAG